One genomic segment of Alicycliphilus denitrificans K601 includes these proteins:
- a CDS encoding acyl-CoA carboxylase subunit beta: MQTILDQLEKKRELARLGGGQKRIDAQHGKGKLTARERIELLLDEGTFEEWDMFVEHRCADFGMQDNKIPGDGVVTGYGMINGRLVFVFSQDFTVFGGALSEAHAEKICKVMDQAMKVGAPVIGLNDSGGARIQEGVASLGGYADVFQRNVMASGVVPQISMIMGPCAGGAVYSPAMTDFIFMVKDSSYMFVTGPEVVKTVTHEEVTSEELGGALTHTTKSGVADMAFENDVEALLMLRRLYNYLPLNNREKPPVRPSKDPADRMDRSLDTLVPANPNQPYDMKELILKTVDDGDFFELQPEYAKNIIIGFARMEGQTVGIVANQPLVLAGCLDIKSSIKAARFVRFCDAFNIPVITFVDVPGFMPGTAQEYGGIIKHGAKLLFAYAECTVPKVTVITRKAYGGAYDVMASKHLRGDVNLAWPNAEIAVMGAKGAVEIIFREDKNDPVKLAAREAEYKERFANPFVAGARGFIDDVILPHETRKRICRSLVMLREKKLENPWRKHGNIPL; this comes from the coding sequence ATGCAAACCATCCTCGACCAATTGGAGAAGAAGCGCGAACTCGCCCGCCTGGGCGGGGGGCAGAAGCGCATCGACGCGCAGCACGGCAAGGGCAAGCTCACGGCGCGCGAGCGCATCGAGCTGCTGCTCGACGAAGGCACCTTCGAAGAGTGGGACATGTTCGTCGAGCACCGCTGCGCCGACTTCGGCATGCAGGACAACAAGATCCCCGGCGACGGCGTGGTCACGGGCTACGGCATGATCAACGGCCGCCTGGTGTTCGTCTTCAGCCAGGACTTCACGGTGTTCGGCGGCGCGCTGTCGGAGGCGCACGCCGAGAAGATCTGCAAGGTCATGGACCAGGCCATGAAGGTGGGCGCGCCCGTGATCGGCCTCAACGATTCGGGCGGCGCGCGCATCCAGGAAGGCGTGGCGTCGCTCGGCGGCTATGCCGACGTGTTTCAGCGCAACGTCATGGCCAGCGGCGTGGTGCCGCAGATCAGCATGATCATGGGCCCCTGCGCGGGCGGCGCGGTGTACTCGCCCGCCATGACCGACTTCATCTTCATGGTCAAGGATTCGAGCTACATGTTCGTGACCGGCCCCGAGGTGGTCAAGACCGTGACGCACGAGGAGGTCACCTCCGAGGAGCTGGGCGGCGCGCTCACCCACACCACCAAGAGCGGCGTGGCCGACATGGCGTTCGAGAACGACGTCGAGGCGCTGCTGATGCTGCGCCGCCTGTACAACTACCTGCCGCTCAACAACCGCGAGAAGCCCCCGGTGCGCCCGAGCAAGGACCCGGCCGACCGCATGGACCGCAGCCTGGACACCCTGGTGCCGGCCAACCCCAACCAGCCCTACGACATGAAGGAGCTGATCCTCAAGACCGTGGACGACGGCGACTTCTTCGAGCTGCAGCCCGAGTACGCCAAGAACATCATCATCGGTTTCGCGCGCATGGAGGGGCAGACCGTGGGCATCGTGGCCAACCAGCCTCTCGTGCTGGCGGGCTGCCTGGACATCAAGTCGAGCATCAAGGCCGCGCGCTTCGTGCGCTTCTGCGACGCGTTCAACATCCCCGTGATCACCTTCGTGGACGTGCCCGGCTTCATGCCCGGCACGGCGCAGGAGTACGGCGGCATCATCAAGCACGGCGCCAAGCTGCTGTTCGCCTACGCCGAGTGCACGGTGCCCAAGGTCACCGTCATCACGCGCAAGGCCTACGGCGGCGCCTACGACGTGATGGCCTCCAAGCACCTGCGCGGCGACGTGAACCTGGCCTGGCCCAACGCCGAGATCGCTGTGATGGGCGCCAAGGGCGCGGTGGAGATCATCTTCCGCGAGGACAAGAACGACCCCGTGAAGCTCGCCGCGCGCGAGGCCGAATACAAGGAGCGCTTCGCCAACCCCTTCGTGGCGGGCGCGCGCGGCTTTATCGACGACGTGATCCTGCCGCACGAGACCAGGAAGCGCATCTGCCGTTCGCTGGTCATGCTGCGCGAGAAGAAGCTCGAGAACCCGTGGCGCAAGCACGGAAACATTCCGCTGTGA
- the meaB gene encoding methylmalonyl Co-A mutase-associated GTPase MeaB: protein MTSHPLLEAITRGAPLVRRRAMAKAITLLESTRPDHRAQADALLTELLPHTGRALRLGISGVPGVGKSTFIEALGIYLIGQGLKVAVLAIDPSSSVSGGSILGDKTRMERLSMQENAYIRPSPSGGTLGGVAEKTRESLLVCEAAGYDVVIVETVGVGQSETAVHGMTDMFCVLQLPNAGDDLQAIKKGVMELADLVVINKADIDAAAATRAQAQITSSLRLLGFHGNPEHDPHNAAQWRPRVIQTSALQHQGMEDFWAVVCEFRQMQTANGRLAARREKQALAWMWERIDFGLKQAFRAHPQVRALLPQMQADVAAGRIAASTAARNLLAAQSG from the coding sequence ATGACATCCCATCCCCTGCTCGAAGCCATCACCCGCGGCGCGCCCCTGGTTCGCCGCCGCGCCATGGCCAAGGCCATCACGCTGCTGGAATCGACGCGCCCCGACCACCGCGCCCAGGCCGACGCGCTCCTCACCGAACTGCTGCCGCACACGGGCCGGGCATTGCGCCTGGGGATCAGCGGCGTGCCCGGCGTGGGCAAGTCCACCTTCATCGAGGCGCTGGGCATCTACTTGATAGGCCAGGGCCTGAAGGTCGCGGTGCTGGCCATCGACCCGTCTTCCTCCGTTTCGGGCGGCTCCATCCTGGGCGACAAGACGCGCATGGAGCGGCTTTCCATGCAGGAGAACGCCTACATCCGCCCCAGCCCCAGCGGCGGCACGCTGGGCGGCGTGGCCGAGAAGACGCGCGAGAGCCTGCTGGTCTGCGAGGCCGCGGGCTACGACGTGGTGATCGTGGAGACCGTGGGCGTGGGCCAGAGCGAGACGGCCGTGCACGGCATGACCGACATGTTCTGCGTGCTGCAGCTGCCCAACGCGGGCGACGACCTGCAGGCCATCAAGAAGGGCGTGATGGAGCTGGCCGATCTGGTGGTCATCAACAAGGCTGACATCGACGCGGCGGCGGCCACGCGCGCCCAGGCGCAGATCACGTCGAGCCTGCGCCTGCTGGGCTTTCACGGCAATCCGGAGCATGATCCGCACAACGCCGCGCAGTGGCGCCCCAGGGTCATCCAAACCAGCGCCCTGCAGCACCAGGGCATGGAAGACTTCTGGGCCGTGGTGTGCGAATTCCGCCAGATGCAGACCGCCAACGGCCGCCTGGCGGCGCGGCGCGAGAAGCAGGCCCTGGCCTGGATGTGGGAGCGCATCGACTTCGGCCTCAAGCAGGCGTTCCGCGCCCACCCGCAGGTGCGCGCGCTGCTGCCGCAGATGCAGGCCGACGTGGCCGCGGGCCGCATAGCCGCCAGCACTGCGGCAAGAAATCTGCTTGCAGCGCAGTCTGGATAA
- a CDS encoding VOC family protein: MTRPFKVLGIQQVAIGGTDKARMKTLWVDMLGLAQTGTFQSERENVDEDILAMGQGPYKVEVDIMQPLDIDKKPAVHATPLNHIGLWIDDLPRAVEWLTAKGVRFAPGGIRKGAAGYDITFLHPKGNDEFPIAGEGVLIELVQAPPEVIAALG; this comes from the coding sequence ATGACCCGTCCGTTCAAAGTCCTGGGCATCCAGCAGGTGGCCATAGGTGGCACCGATAAGGCGCGCATGAAAACCCTGTGGGTGGACATGCTGGGCCTGGCCCAGACCGGCACCTTCCAGAGCGAGCGCGAGAACGTGGACGAGGACATCCTCGCCATGGGCCAGGGGCCCTACAAGGTGGAGGTGGACATCATGCAGCCGCTGGACATCGACAAGAAGCCGGCGGTGCACGCCACGCCGCTCAACCACATCGGCCTGTGGATCGACGACCTGCCGCGCGCCGTCGAATGGCTCACGGCCAAGGGCGTGCGCTTCGCGCCGGGCGGCATCCGCAAGGGCGCCGCGGGCTATGACATCACCTTCCTGCACCCCAAGGGCAACGACGAGTTCCCGATCGCGGGCGAGGGCGTGCTGATCGAGCTGGTGCAGGCGCCGCCCGAGGTGATCGCGGCCCTGGGCTGA
- a CDS encoding short-chain fatty acyl-CoA regulator family protein, translated as MSKAFMGAHLKTLREQRGLTQAALAQALKVSPSYLNQIENNQRPLTVNVLLRLQAAFGIDLQQFSEDSQARQLGQLRSALADMPGGDQVPLAETRILAEQLPAATRVLLGLHKRIRAAEERLSVIAENTDSGHAAHATSAPVQPYEEVREFFYAGHQHLALLDEQAEQLYLQLHPENTDPHAPHAARLVAALEQRLRSLHGITVLRAAGSPAVEQPVRMLERASHQLRLGAGLSAGQQAFQLGIQLALLESGPTIDGFTNAANFGSDEARALARIGFANHFAAALLLPNRLFQKTADELRYDIDLLGERFGVGFETVGHRLSTMRHASPHSIPFFFVRVDRAGNMSKRQSSVDFHFSRTGGTCPLWNVYDAFSQPGKILTQLARMPDERTYLWIARTVEHRRGGYGTPGRIFSVALGCDARHAHRLVYGDGLGLDAPERAVPIGSGCKVCDRESCVQRAFPALGRPLSIDPNARRFAPYAPAS; from the coding sequence ATGAGCAAGGCTTTCATGGGGGCGCACCTGAAGACGCTGCGCGAGCAGCGCGGCTTGACCCAGGCGGCGCTGGCGCAGGCGCTGAAGGTGTCGCCCAGCTATCTGAACCAGATCGAGAACAACCAGCGGCCGCTCACCGTGAACGTGCTGCTGCGGCTGCAGGCGGCCTTCGGCATCGACCTGCAACAGTTCTCGGAGGACTCGCAGGCGCGGCAGCTGGGCCAGCTGCGCAGCGCCCTGGCCGACATGCCGGGCGGCGACCAGGTGCCGCTGGCGGAAACCCGCATCCTGGCCGAGCAATTGCCGGCGGCCACGCGCGTGCTGCTGGGCTTGCACAAGCGCATCCGCGCGGCGGAGGAGCGACTGTCAGTGATCGCGGAAAACACGGACAGCGGCCACGCCGCGCATGCCACCTCCGCCCCCGTGCAGCCGTACGAGGAGGTGCGCGAGTTCTTCTACGCGGGCCATCAGCACCTGGCCCTGCTGGACGAGCAGGCCGAGCAGCTCTACCTGCAACTGCACCCCGAGAACACTGACCCCCATGCGCCGCACGCGGCCCGGCTCGTGGCGGCGCTGGAGCAGCGTCTGCGCAGCCTCCACGGCATCACCGTGCTGCGCGCGGCGGGCTCGCCCGCGGTCGAGCAACCGGTGCGCATGCTGGAGCGCGCCAGCCACCAGCTGCGGCTGGGGGCTGGCCTGAGCGCCGGCCAGCAGGCATTCCAATTGGGCATACAGCTCGCGTTGCTGGAATCGGGGCCGACGATCGACGGATTCACCAACGCGGCCAACTTCGGCAGCGACGAGGCGCGCGCCCTGGCCCGCATCGGCTTCGCCAACCATTTCGCGGCGGCGCTGCTGCTGCCCAACCGGCTGTTCCAGAAGACCGCCGACGAATTGCGCTACGACATCGATCTGCTCGGCGAGCGCTTCGGCGTGGGCTTCGAGACGGTGGGCCACCGCCTCTCGACGATGCGCCACGCCTCGCCGCACAGCATCCCGTTCTTCTTCGTGCGCGTGGACCGGGCGGGCAACATGTCCAAGCGCCAGTCGTCGGTCGACTTCCACTTCTCGCGCACCGGCGGCACCTGCCCGCTCTGGAACGTGTACGACGCGTTCTCGCAGCCGGGCAAAATCCTCACGCAACTGGCCCGCATGCCCGACGAGCGCACCTACCTGTGGATTGCCCGCACGGTGGAGCACCGGCGCGGCGGTTACGGCACGCCCGGGCGCATCTTTTCGGTGGCGCTGGGCTGCGATGCGCGCCACGCCCATCGGCTGGTCTACGGCGACGGGCTGGGGTTGGACGCGCCCGAGCGCGCCGTGCCGATCGGCTCGGGCTGCAAGGTGTGCGACCGCGAGAGCTGCGTGCAGCGCGCCTTCCCCGCGCTGGGGCGGCCGCTCTCCATCGACCCGAACGCGCGGCGGTTCGCGCCCTACGCGCCCGCGTCCTGA
- a CDS encoding acetyl-CoA carboxylase biotin carboxylase subunit → MFTKILIANRGEIACRVIATAKKMGIATVAVYSDADKEARHVKLADEAVHIGAAPSRESYLQADKIIAAAKQTGAQAVHPGYGFLSENEDFARRVEEEGIVFIGPKHYSIAAMGDKIASKKLAGEAKVSTIPGHNEPIESPEEAVQIAQKIGYPVMIKASAGGGGKGLRVAFNDKECFEGFTSCRNEARNSFGDDRVFMEKFVQEPRHIEIQVLGDAHGNVVYLNERECSIQRRHQKVIEEAPSPFISDATRKAMGEQAVALAKAVKYQSAGTVEFVVGKDQDFYFLEMNTRLQVEHPVTECITGLDLVELMIRVAAGEKLPLTQADVKRDGWAIECRINAEDPFRNFLPSTGRLVRFTPPQETMFQADTGRKYGVRVDTGVYEGGEIPMYYDSMIAKLIVHGTDRDDAIAKMRAALNGFAIRGINSNIPFQAALLAHPKFVAGQFNTGFIAEHYAHGFVAEDVQHEDPDFLVALAAYMYRRSRARASGISGQLAGHEVQVGEEFVVVVLGTEGKNQYHDVSVTDFENDSGSSVVHIRGKDYRISSTAHLGSIRIQGACNGQGFTAQIERNRPKNPLGLRIVHNGAQIDAIVLTPRRAELLKLMPYKAPPDLSRFLLSPMPGLLVDVAVQPGQKVQAGEKLAVIEAMKMENILFAAQDGVVSKIVAGKGESLAVDQVILEFA, encoded by the coding sequence ATGTTTACCAAAATCCTGATCGCGAACCGGGGCGAGATTGCGTGTAGGGTGATTGCCACGGCAAAGAAAATGGGCATCGCCACCGTCGCCGTCTACTCCGACGCCGACAAGGAGGCGCGCCACGTCAAGCTCGCCGACGAGGCCGTGCACATCGGCGCCGCGCCCAGCCGCGAGTCCTACCTGCAGGCCGACAAGATCATCGCCGCGGCCAAGCAGACCGGCGCGCAGGCCGTGCACCCGGGCTACGGCTTCCTGAGCGAGAACGAGGACTTCGCCCGGCGCGTGGAGGAAGAGGGCATCGTCTTCATCGGTCCCAAGCACTACTCCATCGCCGCCATGGGCGACAAGATCGCGTCCAAGAAGCTCGCGGGCGAGGCCAAGGTCAGCACCATCCCCGGCCACAACGAGCCCATCGAGTCGCCCGAGGAGGCGGTGCAGATCGCCCAGAAGATCGGCTACCCCGTGATGATCAAGGCCAGTGCGGGCGGCGGCGGCAAGGGCCTGCGCGTGGCGTTCAACGACAAGGAATGCTTCGAGGGCTTCACCTCCTGCCGCAACGAGGCGCGCAACAGCTTCGGCGACGACCGCGTGTTCATGGAAAAGTTCGTGCAGGAGCCGCGCCACATCGAAATCCAGGTGCTGGGCGACGCCCACGGCAACGTGGTCTACCTGAACGAGCGCGAATGCTCCATCCAGCGCCGCCACCAGAAGGTCATCGAGGAAGCGCCGTCGCCCTTCATCAGCGATGCCACGCGCAAGGCCATGGGCGAGCAGGCCGTGGCCCTGGCCAAGGCCGTGAAGTACCAGAGCGCGGGCACGGTGGAGTTCGTGGTCGGCAAGGACCAGGACTTCTACTTCCTGGAGATGAACACGCGCCTGCAGGTGGAGCACCCGGTGACGGAATGCATCACCGGCCTGGACCTGGTGGAGCTCATGATCCGCGTCGCCGCGGGCGAAAAGCTGCCCCTGACCCAGGCCGACGTGAAGCGCGACGGCTGGGCCATCGAGTGCCGCATCAACGCCGAGGACCCGTTCCGCAACTTCCTGCCCTCCACCGGCCGCCTGGTGCGCTTCACGCCGCCGCAGGAGACCATGTTCCAGGCCGACACCGGCAGGAAGTACGGCGTGCGCGTGGATACCGGCGTGTACGAGGGCGGCGAGATCCCCATGTACTACGACTCGATGATCGCCAAGCTCATCGTGCACGGCACCGACCGCGACGACGCCATCGCCAAGATGCGCGCCGCGCTCAACGGCTTCGCCATCCGCGGCATCAACAGCAACATCCCCTTCCAGGCCGCGCTGCTGGCGCACCCGAAGTTCGTCGCGGGCCAGTTCAACACCGGCTTCATCGCCGAGCACTATGCCCACGGCTTCGTGGCCGAGGACGTGCAGCACGAAGACCCGGACTTCCTCGTCGCCCTGGCCGCCTACATGTACCGCCGCTCCCGCGCACGCGCCAGCGGCATCAGCGGACAGCTGGCGGGCCACGAGGTGCAGGTGGGCGAGGAGTTCGTCGTCGTCGTCCTGGGCACGGAGGGCAAGAACCAGTACCACGACGTGAGCGTGACCGACTTCGAGAACGACTCGGGCTCCAGCGTGGTGCACATCCGCGGCAAGGACTACCGCATCAGCAGCACCGCGCACCTGGGCAGCATCCGCATCCAGGGCGCGTGCAACGGCCAGGGCTTCACGGCGCAGATCGAGCGCAACCGGCCCAAGAACCCGCTGGGCCTGCGCATCGTGCACAACGGCGCGCAGATCGACGCCATCGTGCTCACGCCGCGCCGAGCCGAGCTGCTCAAGCTCATGCCCTACAAGGCGCCGCCGGACCTGTCCAGGTTCCTGCTCTCGCCCATGCCGGGCCTGCTGGTGGACGTGGCCGTGCAGCCGGGCCAGAAGGTGCAGGCGGGCGAAAAGCTCGCCGTCATCGAGGCCATGAAGATGGAGAACATCCTCTTCGCCGCGCAGGACGGGGTGGTGAGCAAGATCGTTGCGGGCAAGGGCGAATCCCTGGCGGTGGACCAGGTGATCCTGGAATTCGCATGA
- a CDS encoding Bug family tripartite tricarboxylate transporter substrate binding protein — protein sequence MPHSSTTFLNRRQLLAGGAAAATAPWLPQARAQAAWPTKPLRLVVPFAPGGSSEIVARAAAAEISKTIGQNMFVDNKPGAAGNIAMQEVANSTDEHTLILGHIGTLAVNPFIFPRLPYDANRDFAPITLLSKVPSLYVVHPDLPVKNLKDFIAYVKGKPGQLNYGSAGNGSAGHLAFEYLKMASGIFMLHVPYRGTGPMLTDLMAGRLQAAAVGAPALLPFIKAGKLRCIATGTAQRLAQMPDVPTVAEQGFKGFEMTQWYGLIAPSKWPKAHLARLEAEAVKAARSTLVKEKLAQETALAVGNSSAEFDAFIKAEQARWKPVIERAQIKPEGMG from the coding sequence ATGCCCCATTCCTCGACGACCTTCCTCAACCGCCGCCAGCTGCTCGCGGGCGGCGCGGCGGCAGCCACCGCGCCGTGGCTGCCCCAGGCGCGCGCCCAGGCCGCCTGGCCCACCAAGCCGCTGCGCCTGGTGGTGCCGTTCGCGCCCGGCGGTAGCTCGGAAATCGTGGCCCGCGCCGCGGCGGCCGAGATCTCCAAGACCATCGGCCAGAACATGTTCGTGGACAACAAGCCCGGCGCGGCCGGCAACATCGCCATGCAGGAGGTGGCGAACAGCACCGACGAGCACACGCTGATCCTGGGCCACATCGGCACGCTGGCCGTCAACCCCTTCATCTTCCCCAGGCTGCCCTACGACGCCAACCGCGACTTCGCGCCGATCACGCTGCTGTCCAAGGTGCCCAGCCTCTACGTGGTGCACCCGGACCTGCCGGTGAAGAACCTCAAGGATTTCATCGCCTACGTGAAGGGCAAGCCCGGCCAGCTCAACTACGGCAGCGCGGGCAACGGCAGCGCGGGGCACCTGGCGTTCGAGTACCTCAAGATGGCCAGCGGCATCTTCATGCTGCACGTGCCCTACCGCGGCACGGGCCCCATGCTCACCGACCTGATGGCGGGCCGCCTGCAGGCCGCCGCGGTGGGCGCACCCGCGCTGCTGCCCTTCATCAAGGCCGGCAAGCTGCGCTGCATTGCCACCGGCACGGCGCAGCGCCTGGCCCAGATGCCCGACGTGCCCACGGTGGCTGAGCAGGGCTTCAAGGGCTTCGAGATGACGCAGTGGTACGGCCTGATCGCCCCGAGCAAGTGGCCCAAGGCGCACCTGGCCAGGCTGGAGGCCGAGGCCGTCAAGGCCGCGCGCAGCACCCTGGTCAAGGAAAAGCTGGCGCAGGAGACGGCCCTGGCCGTGGGCAACAGCAGCGCCGAGTTCGACGCCTTCATCAAGGCCGAGCAGGCGCGCTGGAAGCCGGTGATCGAGCGCGCGCAGATCAAGCCCGAGGGCATGGGCTGA
- the scpA gene encoding methylmalonyl-CoA mutase, translating to MVFDFGDLQRWNKAASKSAPQGDAENLNWTTPDGITVKPLYTAADLEGLPYTNTLPGFEPYLRGPQATMYAVRPWTIRQYAGFSTAEESNAFYRKALAAGGQGVSVAFDLATHRGYDSDHPRVTGDVGKAGVAIDSVEDMKILFDQIPLDKVSVSMTMNGAVLPVLAGYVVAAEEQGVSQDKLSGTIQNDILKEFMVRNTYIYPPKPSMRIIGDIIEYTSKNMPKFNSISISGYHMQEAGANQALELAFTLADGKEYVKTAIAKGMDVDEFAGRLSFFWAIGMNFYLEIAKMRAARLLWCRIMKGFDARNPKSLMLRTHCQTSGWSLTEQDPYNNVVRTTIEAMAAVFGGTQSLHTNALDEAIALPTEFSARIARNTQLIIQEETHITNVIDPWAGSYMMEKLTQDMADAAWKIIEEVEAMGGMTAAVDSGWAKLKIEAAAAEKQARIDSGKEVIVGVNKYKLAKEDPVDILEVDNVKVRESQIARLNAIKAKRDQSAVDQALAALTSAAESGQGNLLDLSIKAIRLRATVGEVSDALEKSFGRHRADTQKVTGVYAAAYDSAEGWEKLKGEIDAFAESQGRRPRVMIAKLGQDGHDRGAKVVSTAFADLGFDVDIGPLFQTPEECARQAIENDVHAVGVSTLAAGHKTLVPAIIQALKEQGADDIIVFVGGVIPQQDYEYLYNAGVKGIYGPGTPVPASAKDVLEQIKKAIA from the coding sequence ATGGTTTTCGATTTTGGAGATCTGCAGCGCTGGAACAAGGCGGCCAGCAAGTCGGCCCCTCAGGGCGATGCGGAGAACTTGAACTGGACCACGCCCGACGGCATCACCGTCAAGCCGCTGTACACCGCGGCCGATCTGGAGGGCTTGCCCTACACCAACACGCTGCCGGGCTTCGAGCCCTACCTGCGCGGCCCCCAGGCCACCATGTACGCGGTGCGGCCCTGGACGATCCGCCAGTACGCGGGCTTCTCCACCGCAGAAGAATCGAACGCCTTCTACCGCAAGGCCCTGGCCGCGGGCGGGCAGGGCGTTTCCGTGGCGTTCGACCTGGCTACGCACCGCGGCTACGACAGCGACCACCCGCGCGTGACGGGCGACGTGGGCAAGGCGGGCGTGGCCATCGACAGCGTGGAGGACATGAAGATCCTCTTCGACCAGATCCCGCTCGACAAAGTGAGCGTGTCCATGACCATGAACGGCGCGGTGCTGCCGGTGCTGGCGGGCTACGTGGTGGCGGCGGAGGAGCAGGGCGTGTCGCAGGACAAGCTCTCCGGAACCATTCAGAACGACATTCTGAAAGAGTTCATGGTGCGCAACACCTACATCTACCCCCCGAAGCCGTCGATGCGCATCATCGGCGACATCATCGAGTACACGAGCAAGAACATGCCCAAGTTCAACTCGATCTCGATCTCGGGCTACCACATGCAGGAAGCCGGCGCGAACCAGGCGCTGGAGCTGGCCTTCACGCTGGCCGACGGCAAGGAGTACGTGAAGACGGCCATCGCCAAGGGCATGGACGTGGACGAGTTCGCCGGGCGCCTGTCGTTCTTCTGGGCGATCGGCATGAACTTCTACCTGGAGATCGCCAAGATGCGCGCCGCGCGCCTCTTGTGGTGCCGCATCATGAAGGGCTTCGACGCCAGGAACCCCAAGAGCCTGATGCTGCGCACGCACTGCCAGACCAGCGGCTGGAGCCTGACCGAGCAGGACCCGTACAACAACGTGGTGCGCACCACCATCGAGGCCATGGCGGCCGTGTTCGGCGGCACGCAGTCGCTGCACACCAACGCGCTGGACGAAGCCATCGCGCTGCCCACCGAGTTCAGCGCCCGCATCGCGCGCAACACGCAGCTCATCATCCAGGAGGAAACCCACATCACCAACGTGATCGACCCCTGGGCCGGCAGCTACATGATGGAGAAGCTGACCCAGGACATGGCGGACGCCGCCTGGAAGATCATCGAGGAGGTCGAGGCCATGGGCGGCATGACCGCAGCCGTGGACAGCGGCTGGGCCAAGCTCAAGATCGAGGCCGCCGCCGCCGAGAAGCAGGCGCGCATCGACTCGGGCAAGGAGGTCATCGTCGGCGTGAACAAGTACAAGCTCGCCAAGGAAGACCCCGTGGACATCCTGGAGGTGGACAACGTGAAGGTGCGCGAGAGCCAGATCGCGCGCCTGAACGCCATCAAGGCAAAACGCGACCAGAGCGCCGTGGATCAAGCGCTGGCCGCTCTCACTTCCGCAGCAGAGTCCGGCCAAGGCAACCTGCTCGATCTGTCGATCAAGGCCATCCGCCTGCGCGCCACGGTGGGCGAGGTGTCGGATGCGCTCGAAAAGTCTTTCGGGCGCCACCGCGCCGATACGCAAAAGGTGACCGGTGTGTACGCTGCCGCTTACGACTCAGCCGAGGGCTGGGAAAAACTCAAGGGCGAGATAGACGCCTTCGCCGAAAGCCAAGGCCGCCGCCCGCGCGTGATGATCGCCAAGCTGGGCCAGGACGGCCACGACCGCGGCGCAAAGGTGGTGTCCACGGCGTTCGCAGACTTAGGATTCGACGTGGACATCGGCCCGCTGTTCCAGACGCCCGAGGAATGCGCGCGCCAGGCCATTGAGAACGACGTGCACGCCGTGGGCGTCTCCACGCTGGCTGCGGGCCACAAGACGCTTGTGCCCGCCATCATCCAGGCGCTCAAGGAGCAGGGCGCGGACGACATCATCGTCTTCGTGGGCGGCGTGATCCCGCAGCAGGACTACGAATACCTGTACAACGCGGGCGTCAAGGGCATCTACGGCCCCGGCACGCCGGTCCCGGCCAGCGCCAAGGACGTGCTGGAGCAGATCAAGAAGGCTATTGCCTGA
- the bioB gene encoding biotin synthase BioB yields MTLATTTAPTACAQDAGANQPLHFHPRGPAPSAMAAEGQGWSVQAVQDLLDLPFMELLWRAQAAHRAHWPEGDVELATLLSVKTGGCPENCGYCPQSAAFDTGVKGQKLMEAEEVVRAAQAAKDAGATRFCMGAAWRAPKDRDIEKMAALIAAVKGLGLQTCATLGMLQQHQARALRDAGLDYYNHNLDTAPEYYQDVVSTRQYQERLDTLRHVRTAGIGVCCGGIVGMGEAPVHRAGLIAQLANLDPYPESVPINSLVRVPGTPLADSAPVDPLDFVRVIAVARITMPRARVRLSAGRQQLGDAVQALCFLAGANSIFYGDKLLVTGNPDVEADNRLLARLGLRGTRAQGAQEGAC; encoded by the coding sequence ATGACCCTTGCCACGACGACCGCCCCCACCGCCTGTGCCCAAGACGCGGGCGCAAACCAGCCGCTGCACTTCCACCCGCGCGGGCCCGCGCCCTCGGCCATGGCGGCCGAAGGGCAGGGCTGGAGCGTGCAGGCCGTGCAGGACCTGCTCGATCTGCCGTTCATGGAGCTGCTGTGGCGCGCCCAGGCCGCGCACCGCGCGCACTGGCCCGAGGGCGACGTGGAGCTGGCCACACTGCTGTCGGTCAAGACCGGCGGCTGCCCCGAAAACTGCGGCTACTGCCCGCAGTCGGCCGCGTTTGACACCGGTGTGAAGGGGCAAAAGCTCATGGAGGCGGAGGAGGTCGTGCGCGCCGCCCAAGCCGCCAAGGACGCGGGCGCCACGCGCTTTTGCATGGGCGCGGCCTGGCGCGCGCCCAAGGACCGCGACATCGAGAAGATGGCCGCGCTGATCGCTGCCGTGAAAGGCCTGGGCCTGCAGACCTGCGCCACGCTGGGCATGCTGCAGCAGCACCAGGCCCGGGCGTTGCGCGATGCCGGGCTGGACTACTACAACCACAACCTGGACACCGCGCCCGAGTACTACCAGGACGTGGTCAGCACGCGCCAGTACCAGGAGCGGCTGGACACGCTGCGCCATGTGCGCACGGCGGGCATCGGCGTGTGCTGCGGCGGCATCGTAGGCATGGGCGAGGCGCCGGTGCACCGCGCGGGGCTGATCGCGCAGCTGGCGAACCTGGACCCGTACCCCGAGTCCGTGCCCATCAACAGCCTGGTGCGCGTGCCCGGCACGCCGCTGGCGGACAGCGCGCCCGTGGACCCGCTGGACTTCGTGCGCGTGATCGCCGTGGCGCGCATCACCATGCCCAGGGCGCGCGTGCGCCTGTCCGCCGGGCGCCAGCAGCTGGGCGACGCGGTGCAGGCGCTGTGCTTCCTGGCCGGTGCCAACTCCATCTTCTACGGCGACAAGCTGCTCGTGACGGGCAACCCCGATGTGGAGGCCGACAACAGGCTGCTGGCCCGGCTGGGCCTGCGCGGCACGCGCGCGCAGGGCGCGCAGGAGGGTGCCTGCTGA